A DNA window from Boseongicola sp. contains the following coding sequences:
- a CDS encoding ATP-binding cassette domain-containing protein — protein sequence MAQIVIKNLKKQFGDFTAVRESSFTIEDGEFFMLLGPSGCGKTTTLRMIAGLELPTSGEILLDGEEISQRPPSERDIAFVFQMFALYPHMNVRKNISYPLVSQGMSRSAVKAKVAEVAKILGIEGILDRPVGGLSGGDRQRVALGRAIVREPKAFMMDEPLGALDAEFREHMAEELRALHDRMGATTVYVTHDQLEAMQMGDKIVVMNNAVVEQFGTPQEIYDKPATMFVADFIGSPSMNFLKFNGKVGSGTKDINMHDATFGVPQTREPFEGDMAFGVRPEHIALSDTAPFRAKVLATEYLGTTQIVTLDTAGGEVKARISAQQTAKTGEPVGLTFNAETVTLFDRQSGRALKSELNEGVLHG from the coding sequence ATGGCGCAAATCGTCATCAAAAATCTCAAAAAGCAGTTCGGTGACTTCACCGCAGTCCGCGAGAGCTCGTTTACCATCGAAGATGGAGAGTTCTTTATGCTTCTTGGTCCGTCGGGTTGTGGAAAGACCACGACGCTTCGCATGATCGCCGGGTTAGAGTTACCCACGTCGGGCGAGATACTTCTGGACGGTGAAGAGATCTCGCAGCGGCCTCCATCTGAACGTGATATTGCCTTTGTTTTCCAGATGTTTGCTCTTTATCCGCACATGAATGTTCGCAAAAATATTAGTTATCCCTTGGTCAGCCAGGGCATGTCGCGCAGCGCCGTAAAGGCGAAAGTAGCTGAGGTGGCGAAAATTCTGGGAATTGAGGGCATTCTGGATCGTCCCGTTGGCGGGCTTTCCGGAGGCGATCGCCAGCGTGTCGCCTTGGGGCGTGCCATAGTCCGCGAACCAAAGGCCTTTATGATGGACGAACCGCTTGGCGCCTTGGACGCCGAGTTTCGCGAACACATGGCCGAAGAGCTACGGGCGTTGCACGACCGTATGGGCGCAACAACAGTCTACGTAACTCATGACCAACTCGAAGCCATGCAAATGGGTGACAAAATCGTGGTCATGAATAATGCCGTTGTTGAGCAATTTGGAACTCCACAGGAAATCTACGACAAACCTGCAACCATGTTCGTGGCGGATTTTATCGGGTCGCCTTCAATGAACTTCCTGAAGTTTAACGGCAAAGTTGGAAGCGGCACCAAGGATATCAATATGCATGACGCGACCTTTGGTGTTCCTCAAACCCGTGAACCCTTCGAAGGCGACATGGCGTTTGGGGTTCGGCCAGAGCACATCGCACTTTCAGACACAGCCCCGTTTCGTGCCAAAGTTCTGGCAACGGAATACCTCGGAACGACGCAAATCGTGACGCTGGACACCGCCGGTGGCGAGGTTAAGGCCCGAATTTCAGCCCAACAGACTGCCAAAACCGGCGAGCCTGTTGGCCTAACGTTCAACGCTGAAACAGTAACTTTGTTTGACCGCCAATCCGGGCGGGCTTTGAAATCCGAACTGAACGAAGGCGTGCTACATGGCTGA
- a CDS encoding nitrate reductase cytochrome c-type subunit; periplasmic nitrate reductase electron transfer subunit has translation MTKSKILLPASIIASLTLVGIAIAQTAQVTDLRGTGVDEPVHLDQIHRQVEGRMQRNYRQQPPLIPHSIAQYQLDLRTNQCLACHDWTKAGERDAPTLSMTHYLDREGRELDHIAGTRYFCNQCHVPQVDAPPLVENFFRSSSDR, from the coding sequence ATGACAAAGTCAAAAATACTTCTTCCTGCATCGATCATCGCTTCGTTGACATTGGTTGGCATAGCTATTGCCCAAACTGCCCAGGTTACCGACTTGCGCGGCACCGGTGTGGACGAGCCAGTGCATCTTGATCAGATCCACAGACAGGTCGAAGGCCGGATGCAAAGAAACTACCGGCAGCAACCCCCCCTGATCCCGCACTCTATTGCTCAGTATCAACTGGACCTGCGAACGAACCAATGCCTTGCCTGCCATGACTGGACAAAAGCGGGGGAGCGCGACGCGCCTACACTGTCGATGACACACTACCTTGATCGCGAAGGGCGCGAGCTCGATCACATCGCGGGTACTCGGTACTTCTGCAATCAGTGTCACGTTCCGCAAGTCGATGCGCCGCCGCTGGTTGAGAACTTCTTTCGATCGTCCTCGGACCGCTGA
- a CDS encoding substrate-binding domain-containing protein has translation MSKPLHNAVGKPTVNDIARVAGVSLATVDRVLNERPGVRSVTIKKVQVAIAELGYIRDTAAANLARRRIYNLLFVLPDTDNEFVLALRDQIDEQAKKLSNDRTELSLVLATPFDAQDFVAVLDRVNPRDTDGVAIFSPETPSVRDAIKRLRDKGVAVVTLVSDLPSSERDHFVGIDNVSAGRTAAQLMGRFIRRSGKILFITGSRFARDHLERRQGFDLVINEHFQGLEVVASFEGRDDPELIYSLLPKVFENHPNICGIYSSAAGNEGLIRYLKDREAAHEVVVIGHELTPLSKSALRDGYFDAVINQDSGHLVRSCARLLRATADSAPYNPAQERIRIDIYIKENMPA, from the coding sequence CTGAGCAAACCGCTTCACAACGCCGTCGGGAAGCCAACGGTTAACGATATTGCCCGGGTGGCTGGCGTGAGCCTAGCCACAGTTGATCGCGTGCTTAACGAACGACCTGGCGTGCGGTCGGTGACGATCAAGAAGGTTCAGGTCGCCATCGCGGAACTTGGGTACATTCGTGATACCGCTGCCGCCAATCTTGCGCGCAGGCGTATCTACAACTTGCTGTTTGTCTTACCTGACACCGACAATGAATTTGTGCTCGCCCTGCGGGATCAGATTGATGAACAGGCCAAAAAGTTATCAAATGATCGAACCGAGCTATCGCTCGTACTTGCGACACCATTTGATGCGCAGGATTTTGTTGCAGTCCTTGACCGGGTCAATCCGCGAGACACCGATGGCGTTGCTATATTCAGCCCCGAGACACCATCGGTTCGCGATGCCATAAAGCGTTTGCGGGACAAGGGCGTTGCTGTGGTAACATTGGTGTCGGACCTCCCATCATCCGAGCGCGACCATTTCGTCGGGATCGATAACGTTTCCGCAGGTCGTACAGCTGCGCAGCTGATGGGGCGTTTCATTCGTCGGTCCGGTAAGATTCTCTTCATTACCGGCTCCAGATTTGCGCGCGATCACTTGGAACGCCGCCAAGGATTTGATCTGGTCATCAACGAACATTTCCAGGGTCTCGAAGTGGTTGCCTCTTTTGAAGGCCGCGATGACCCAGAGCTGATATATTCACTTTTGCCAAAGGTTTTTGAAAACCATCCTAATATTTGTGGCATATACTCAAGCGCCGCAGGCAATGAAGGTTTGATAAGATATCTAAAAGACCGAGAAGCTGCGCACGAGGTTGTCGTAATTGGCCACGAGCTGACTCCGTTGAGTAAGTCCGCGCTGCGGGATGGGTATTTCGATGCGGTTATTAACCAGGACAGCGGGCATCTGGTTCGCTCATGTGCAAGGCTGCTAAGAGCCACCGCCGACAGCGCGCCATATAATCCGGCCCAGGAACGCATTCGCATCGATATCTATATCAAGGAAAATATGCCCGCTTAA
- a CDS encoding ABC transporter permease subunit: protein MSSFSITEPSKRTKWFAGTLVIFYALITMIPLVWIGLTGFKSPSDAISYPPKYLIGSETDAGFQPTLEGYVNLFTTRTRQTQDFLAENPPENWADEIVRKYDMVIVGPSKFGERFMNSVIIGFGSTFLSVFLGTLAAYAFSRFKIPLADDLLFFILSTRMMPPIAVAIPIFLMYRNLGLSDTHLGMILLYTAVNISLAVWLLKGFIDEIPREYEEAALIDGYTRFQAFYKVVLPQAATGIASTAIFCLIFAWNEYAFAVLLTSATAQTAPPFIPTIIGVGGLDWPAVAAGATIFLLPVMIFTIMLRKHLLRGITFGAVRK from the coding sequence ATGAGCAGCTTTTCCATCACCGAACCATCAAAGCGGACCAAGTGGTTTGCCGGCACTCTGGTCATCTTCTACGCGCTGATCACAATGATCCCACTTGTCTGGATCGGTCTTACCGGCTTCAAAAGCCCGTCCGACGCGATAAGCTATCCGCCAAAGTATCTAATTGGCAGCGAAACCGATGCCGGATTCCAGCCGACACTGGAGGGTTATGTAAATCTATTTACAACCCGCACTCGACAGACACAGGACTTCCTTGCGGAAAACCCGCCTGAGAATTGGGCCGATGAGATCGTCCGCAAATACGACATGGTTATTGTTGGGCCGTCGAAATTTGGCGAGCGGTTCATGAACTCGGTGATTATCGGCTTTGGGTCGACGTTTCTTAGCGTCTTCCTGGGCACATTGGCAGCTTATGCCTTTAGCCGCTTCAAAATCCCACTGGCTGACGACCTGTTATTCTTCATCCTGTCAACGCGGATGATGCCCCCTATCGCTGTGGCGATCCCAATATTCCTGATGTACCGGAATCTGGGCTTATCGGACACGCATCTGGGCATGATCCTTCTCTATACAGCAGTTAACATTTCGCTGGCCGTCTGGTTGCTCAAAGGCTTCATTGACGAAATTCCACGCGAATACGAAGAAGCAGCTCTTATCGACGGCTACACTCGGTTTCAGGCATTCTACAAGGTCGTGTTACCGCAGGCCGCAACCGGCATCGCTTCGACCGCAATCTTCTGCTTGATATTTGCTTGGAACGAATACGCCTTTGCGGTGCTGCTGACTTCGGCAACAGCCCAGACAGCGCCACCATTCATTCCGACCATTATCGGCGTCGGGGGGCTTGACTGGCCTGCGGTTGCTGCTGGCGCAACGATCTTCCTGCTTCCGGTCATGATCTTCACCATCATGCTTCGCAAACACCTTCTGCGCGGCATTACTTTTGGAGCGGTCCGCAAATGA
- a CDS encoding ATP-binding cassette domain-containing protein, with protein MAEVSLNNVSKVFGKTQAVKDITMTIEDGAFVVLLGPTGAGKTTTLRLISGLESLDQGSIHIGGHDVAHYTPAQRDVAMVFQQYSLYPHLTVRDNLAFPLRSPILKTPESEAAEKVTKIAEVLQIPHKLDNKATELSGGEMQRVSIGRALVRDPSIYLMDEPLSSLDAKLRADLRVELKRIHADLGSTLLYVTHDQIEAMTMATHIGVLEEGQLVQYGTPKEIYEDPTSVYVASRLGLPRINILPASIFPGNHKGDQIGLRPENIRQGDGVEATVLRSEHLGDQTRLHLEVRGHSITTLSDPHQDYANNGTIKISPQNPLYFDSTGIRVN; from the coding sequence ATGGCTGAAGTTTCGCTCAACAATGTGTCCAAGGTTTTTGGTAAGACGCAGGCCGTCAAAGACATCACGATGACAATCGAGGATGGCGCGTTCGTCGTTCTTTTGGGACCAACTGGCGCTGGTAAAACAACCACACTACGTCTGATCTCAGGCTTAGAAAGCCTCGATCAGGGAAGTATCCATATTGGTGGTCATGATGTTGCACATTATACGCCCGCCCAACGCGACGTCGCGATGGTCTTTCAACAATACTCGCTCTACCCGCATCTGACCGTCCGCGACAATCTTGCGTTCCCATTGCGCTCTCCCATCCTGAAGACACCAGAATCTGAAGCCGCAGAAAAAGTGACAAAAATAGCCGAAGTTCTGCAGATCCCGCACAAGCTGGACAACAAGGCAACTGAGTTATCCGGCGGTGAGATGCAACGCGTTTCCATAGGCCGCGCGTTGGTGCGTGACCCCTCCATTTATCTGATGGACGAACCTCTCAGCTCTCTGGACGCAAAACTCCGCGCTGACCTTCGCGTTGAGCTCAAACGAATTCACGCCGACCTTGGATCCACTCTGCTTTATGTCACCCACGATCAAATCGAGGCGATGACAATGGCAACACACATCGGAGTCCTGGAAGAGGGACAACTCGTTCAGTACGGCACACCCAAGGAAATCTACGAAGATCCAACGAGCGTTTACGTGGCCAGCCGCCTTGGTCTGCCGCGCATCAATATTCTGCCTGCCTCCATTTTCCCAGGAAACCACAAGGGCGATCAAATCGGGCTTCGTCCTGAAAACATCCGGCAGGGCGATGGAGTCGAAGCCACTGTGCTGCGCTCAGAGCATCTAGGAGATCAGACGCGTCTGCACCTCGAAGTCCGTGGGCACTCAATCACGACGCTAAGTGATCCACATCAAGATTACGCAAACAATGGCACCATTAAAATTAGCCCGCAAAACCCGCTGTATTTCGACAGTACGGGCATCCGGGTCAATTAG
- the napA gene encoding nitrate reductase catalytic subunit NapA, translating to MTISESRRTFLKASAATATASAAGITLSTGPANAQLAQSDIRWDKAACRFCGTGCSVLVGVKDGRVVATQGDPDAPVNRGLNCIKGYFLSKIMYGADRLTTPLLRKSNGVYDKNGEFEPVSWDEAFDIMAEKWKDAIRKKGPTAVSMFGSGQWTVWEGYAATKFMKAGLRSNNIDPNARHCMASAVAAFIRAFGIDEPMGCYDDLEAADTFVLWGSNMAEMHPILWSRLTDTRLTKPGNEVHVLSTFEHRSFELADNGMVFTPQTDLAILNYIANYIIQNGAVNEDFVAKHVNITKTATDIGYGLRPTHPLEQAAENPSHEGKHGKLDAMNFDEYAAAVSEYTVEAVSELSGVPAANLERLAAQYADPDRKVMSLWTMGFNQHTRGAWVNGLLYNVHLLTGKIAEPGNSPFSLTGQPSACGTAREVGTFAHRLPADMVVGIEKHRDICEKAWGLPKGTIPPKPGFHAVLQHRMLKDGVLNCHWVQCNNNLQAAANINEEGLPGYRNPENFITVSEPYPTVTALSADLILPTAMWVEKEGAYGNAERRTQFWRQQVKAPGEARSDLWQVMEFAKRFTTDDVWPKEFLDANPEFKGINLFDLLFANGNVDKFPASEVTEGFDNDESEHFGFYVQKGLFEEYAEFGRGKAHDLADFDTYHQVRGLRWPVVDGNETRYRFREGYDPYVPEGEGVRFYGKPDGRANIIFAPYEPAAEEPDNDFNLWLVTGRVLEHWHSGSMTRRVPELHRSYPAAVVYMHPDDARDRDLRRGQEIEISTRRGAVISRVETRGRNKMPRGVVFMPWFDEGQLTNKLTLDATCPISKETDFKKCACKIQRA from the coding sequence ATGACCATCTCTGAATCGCGGCGCACATTCCTAAAAGCGTCCGCAGCAACAGCAACCGCTTCGGCCGCAGGGATCACACTTTCTACCGGACCTGCGAATGCGCAACTGGCACAGTCGGACATTCGTTGGGACAAAGCGGCCTGTAGGTTCTGCGGCACAGGCTGCTCGGTTCTCGTGGGAGTAAAAGACGGGAGAGTTGTTGCTACTCAGGGCGATCCGGACGCGCCGGTAAACCGTGGCCTCAACTGCATCAAAGGCTATTTCCTGTCGAAGATAATGTATGGTGCAGATCGGTTGACCACTCCGCTGCTCCGCAAAAGCAATGGAGTCTATGATAAAAACGGCGAATTTGAGCCTGTATCTTGGGATGAAGCCTTTGATATCATGGCGGAAAAATGGAAAGACGCCATTCGCAAAAAAGGCCCAACGGCAGTTTCCATGTTTGGCTCTGGACAATGGACCGTTTGGGAAGGATATGCCGCAACCAAATTCATGAAAGCGGGTTTGCGGTCGAATAACATCGACCCGAATGCACGGCATTGCATGGCGTCCGCTGTCGCTGCCTTTATTCGGGCCTTTGGAATCGACGAGCCAATGGGCTGTTATGACGACCTGGAGGCGGCGGACACATTCGTGCTTTGGGGGTCGAACATGGCCGAGATGCACCCAATTCTCTGGTCACGGCTAACGGACACGCGGCTGACAAAACCAGGCAACGAAGTCCATGTTCTTTCCACCTTCGAACATCGATCATTCGAACTGGCAGACAACGGCATGGTGTTCACACCGCAAACAGATCTGGCAATCCTGAATTACATTGCGAATTACATCATTCAGAACGGCGCAGTGAACGAAGACTTTGTTGCGAAACACGTTAATATCACAAAAACTGCGACCGACATCGGATATGGTCTTCGCCCGACCCACCCATTGGAGCAGGCTGCCGAAAACCCGTCGCACGAAGGAAAACACGGCAAACTTGATGCCATGAATTTTGACGAATATGCGGCAGCCGTAAGCGAATACACGGTTGAAGCGGTGTCGGAACTTTCTGGAGTGCCTGCCGCGAACCTTGAACGTCTAGCCGCACAATATGCAGATCCGGACCGCAAGGTGATGAGCCTTTGGACCATGGGATTCAATCAACACACGCGCGGCGCATGGGTGAACGGGCTGCTATATAATGTGCATCTGTTGACCGGAAAGATCGCCGAGCCCGGAAATTCGCCTTTTTCTTTGACTGGTCAACCGTCGGCTTGCGGCACAGCGCGGGAAGTCGGGACTTTTGCACACCGGTTGCCGGCCGACATGGTCGTTGGGATTGAAAAGCATCGGGACATCTGCGAGAAAGCCTGGGGTCTGCCCAAAGGAACGATCCCGCCGAAGCCCGGTTTCCATGCCGTACTTCAGCACCGCATGTTGAAAGATGGAGTGCTGAATTGTCATTGGGTGCAGTGCAACAACAACCTTCAGGCCGCGGCAAACATCAACGAGGAAGGTCTTCCGGGATATCGCAATCCCGAAAATTTCATCACTGTTTCTGAACCGTATCCGACCGTAACGGCGTTGAGCGCAGACTTGATCCTACCGACGGCGATGTGGGTTGAGAAAGAAGGCGCATACGGGAATGCAGAGCGCCGCACTCAGTTCTGGCGGCAACAGGTCAAGGCACCCGGCGAGGCCCGCTCGGACCTGTGGCAAGTCATGGAGTTCGCAAAACGCTTCACGACTGATGACGTTTGGCCAAAAGAGTTCCTGGATGCAAACCCCGAATTTAAGGGCATCAACCTTTTTGATCTGTTGTTTGCAAACGGCAATGTGGACAAATTTCCCGCCTCTGAAGTTACGGAAGGCTTCGACAACGATGAAAGCGAACACTTCGGATTCTACGTTCAGAAGGGACTTTTTGAGGAATATGCGGAGTTCGGACGCGGCAAGGCACACGATCTAGCGGACTTCGATACTTATCATCAGGTTCGCGGTTTACGTTGGCCAGTGGTTGACGGGAACGAGACGCGTTACCGTTTCCGTGAGGGCTATGATCCTTATGTGCCCGAGGGAGAAGGCGTCCGGTTCTACGGCAAGCCAGATGGTCGCGCCAACATAATTTTCGCGCCTTACGAACCCGCGGCTGAAGAGCCTGACAACGACTTTAACCTTTGGCTTGTGACCGGGCGGGTTCTGGAACACTGGCACTCGGGTTCGATGACGCGACGGGTCCCCGAATTACATCGATCGTATCCCGCAGCGGTTGTTTACATGCACCCAGATGACGCACGCGATAGAGATCTTCGACGTGGACAAGAAATCGAGATCTCGACGCGACGTGGCGCAGTGATAAGTCGCGTTGAAACGCGTGGGCGAAACAAGATGCCCAGAGGCGTGGTCTTCATGCCCTGGTTCGACGAGGGCCAACTGACAAACAAGCTGACGCTCGACGCAACATGTCCGATTTCGAAAGAAACCGACTTCAAAAAATGCGCGTGCAAAATTCAGCGAGCCTGA
- a CDS encoding 4Fe-4S ferredoxin codes for MSDTPKKRGRIRRLWQWFWSPTAVLSVGFTLIAGFLAGVMFWGGFHWSLELTNTEEFCVSCHTMETNLGEYRETVHYNNHSGVRAVCSDCHVPKEWSHKVKAKIMAVKDVYHEMAGTISSEEKYEERRLEMAKSVWKKMKQSDSRECRNCHAFEYMDFTIQETRAASEHQRAIDTGMTCIDCHQGIAHKLPTGYQDAYEKISAETVDPLSISETVAHSEAIETFLTHTNN; via the coding sequence ATGTCTGATACTCCCAAAAAACGCGGCAGAATTCGTCGTCTTTGGCAATGGTTTTGGAGTCCCACTGCTGTTTTGAGTGTCGGCTTCACATTGATCGCCGGTTTCCTTGCGGGCGTCATGTTCTGGGGCGGCTTTCACTGGTCTTTGGAGCTTACCAACACCGAGGAATTCTGCGTGTCCTGCCACACGATGGAGACCAACTTGGGCGAATACAGGGAAACTGTGCACTACAATAACCATTCTGGCGTACGTGCAGTTTGTTCTGACTGTCATGTCCCAAAAGAGTGGAGCCACAAGGTCAAAGCCAAGATTATGGCAGTCAAGGATGTCTACCACGAAATGGCGGGAACAATTTCGAGCGAAGAAAAATATGAAGAACGTCGGCTTGAGATGGCCAAATCCGTTTGGAAGAAAATGAAGCAATCCGACAGTCGCGAATGCCGAAATTGTCACGCTTTCGAGTATATGGATTTCACAATTCAGGAAACACGGGCCGCCTCTGAGCATCAACGTGCAATTGATACGGGAATGACCTGTATCGACTGCCATCAAGGCATCGCTCACAAACTGCCAACCGGATACCAGGACGCATACGAGAAAATATCTGCGGAAACCGTCGACCCGCTTTCTATTTCAGAGACGGTTGCTCATTCAGAAGCAATCGAAACTTTTCTGACCCACACGAACAACTGA
- a CDS encoding protoporphyrinogen oxidase — protein sequence MAILVVFGSIEGQSEKIADFIANLATKTGQQVEIFDTADLVAEVDWGNFETVALVASVHERRHPKAFEVFLSSHKRELSERKVLLISVSLRVAFEEGQEEAQDYLDEMKLRTGINPDRELLVAGAIRSRSYDYFATQILRHVVLRGHDFDPTEREHEFTDWSKLDADVRAFLN from the coding sequence ATGGCTATACTCGTCGTATTCGGATCAATCGAAGGTCAATCTGAAAAGATCGCAGATTTTATTGCAAACCTCGCAACGAAAACAGGTCAGCAGGTTGAGATCTTTGACACAGCCGATCTTGTTGCTGAGGTGGATTGGGGAAATTTTGAAACGGTAGCACTTGTTGCCTCGGTGCACGAACGACGACATCCCAAAGCGTTTGAGGTCTTTTTGAGTTCGCACAAAAGGGAACTTTCTGAGCGCAAGGTTCTTTTGATTTCGGTTAGTTTGCGGGTTGCTTTTGAAGAAGGCCAGGAGGAAGCACAGGACTATCTGGACGAGATGAAGTTGCGTACGGGTATAAATCCAGATCGGGAATTGCTAGTTGCGGGTGCAATTCGATCCCGGAGTTATGACTATTTTGCGACGCAAATTCTTCGTCACGTTGTGCTTCGGGGTCACGACTTTGATCCCACCGAGCGCGAGCATGAGTTCACTGACTGGAGCAAACTGGATGCCGACGTGCGGGCTTTCCTAAACTGA
- a CDS encoding DAK2 domain-containing protein has product MAQFINAKEDLVTEALDGVLAAAGGTLSRLDGYPHIKVVFRSDWDKSKVALVSGGGSGHEPAHAGFVGKGMLTAAVCGEVFASPSVEAVLAGILAVTGEAGCLLIVKNYTGDRLNFGLAAERARALGRKVEMVVVDDDIALPDLPQPRGVAGTLFVHKIAGALAEDGADLRVVAEAAQAVIGKVASIGMSLDTCTVPGSSKENRIGAGKAELGLGIHGEPGVEQVDFSTAMNAMGTVVEKLKGHFGGNIVAIVNNLGSTTPLEMSVLTHALAASGMVEHIIGPAPLMTSLDMHGFSVSVMDATPAEYAALSAPVASSVWPGLHQIVEPPLVGLPDGLTPIEPIPSRNDKTREIIENVADLLVSAEGRLNQLDAKSGDGDTGSTLATAARALKSSLARMPLADLTQLFPALGNELSQTMGGSSGVILAIYFNAAGDACANGASVQKALVDGLKRVSEVGGASVGDRTMIDALSPALEAMPNGIAAAASAARTGADSTASIHRAKAGRAAYVPEENLKGHNDPGAEAVALLFEALAKEMVT; this is encoded by the coding sequence ATGGCTCAATTTATCAATGCCAAGGAAGACTTGGTCACAGAAGCACTTGATGGCGTCCTCGCTGCAGCTGGTGGAACGCTGTCTCGTTTAGATGGCTACCCGCATATCAAGGTGGTCTTCCGTTCAGACTGGGACAAATCGAAAGTTGCATTGGTTTCAGGCGGTGGCTCCGGGCACGAACCTGCTCACGCCGGTTTTGTTGGAAAAGGCATGCTGACAGCAGCGGTTTGCGGCGAGGTTTTTGCTTCTCCGTCAGTCGAAGCGGTTCTGGCTGGCATTCTGGCTGTGACGGGTGAAGCGGGCTGTTTATTGATCGTCAAGAACTACACGGGCGATCGACTCAATTTCGGTCTAGCTGCCGAACGGGCACGTGCTTTGGGGCGCAAGGTCGAGATGGTCGTTGTCGACGACGACATAGCGCTCCCGGATCTTCCACAGCCGCGTGGCGTGGCGGGCACTCTCTTCGTTCATAAAATCGCTGGTGCTCTGGCCGAAGATGGCGCCGATTTGCGGGTGGTGGCAGAGGCGGCGCAAGCCGTAATTGGCAAAGTAGCGTCCATCGGCATGAGCTTGGACACCTGTACAGTTCCAGGGTCTAGCAAAGAGAACCGGATTGGCGCGGGCAAAGCGGAGCTTGGCCTCGGAATCCATGGCGAACCCGGTGTGGAACAGGTCGATTTTTCCACCGCAATGAATGCAATGGGAACAGTCGTTGAGAAGCTCAAAGGCCATTTTGGCGGAAATATCGTTGCCATCGTCAACAACCTTGGATCAACCACTCCCCTAGAAATGTCGGTGCTGACGCACGCGCTGGCGGCTTCAGGAATGGTGGAACACATCATCGGGCCGGCTCCATTGATGACATCGCTGGATATGCATGGGTTTTCAGTCTCGGTCATGGATGCAACACCTGCAGAATATGCAGCGTTGTCTGCGCCGGTAGCATCGTCAGTATGGCCCGGCTTGCACCAAATTGTGGAACCGCCTTTGGTCGGATTGCCGGATGGCTTAACCCCTATTGAGCCCATCCCATCGAGGAACGACAAAACACGCGAAATCATTGAGAATGTCGCCGACCTTTTGGTATCGGCCGAAGGGCGCTTGAACCAATTAGACGCCAAATCCGGCGACGGTGACACTGGAAGTACGCTGGCCACTGCGGCGCGCGCACTGAAATCCAGCCTAGCTAGAATGCCGCTGGCCGATCTGACGCAACTATTCCCGGCGCTGGGCAACGAACTAAGCCAAACAATGGGTGGGTCGTCCGGCGTCATTCTTGCAATTTACTTCAATGCCGCCGGCGACGCCTGCGCAAATGGTGCATCCGTACAAAAGGCGTTGGTCGATGGATTGAAGCGAGTGAGCGAAGTAGGAGGTGCAAGCGTTGGTGACCGAACAATGATTGATGCATTGTCGCCCGCACTTGAAGCCATGCCAAATGGCATTGCCGCCGCTGCAAGTGCCGCCCGCACCGGTGCCGATAGTACGGCATCCATTCACCGCGCAAAAGCTGGCCGTGCCGCATACGTGCCGGAAGAAAACCTAAAAGGTCACAACGACCCTGGTGCTGAGGCCGTAGCACTACTCTTCGAAGCTCTCGCGAAAGAAATGGTGACTTAA